One window of the Betaproteobacteria bacterium genome contains the following:
- a CDS encoding disulfide bond formation protein B: MNQTEHSIPPRTDAAAWTLIFLAWLVAAISTLGALFLGEVMHLPACVLCWYQRIFMFPLALILPIGLFPYDAKVVRYALPVAAIGLLVAIFHQLLITGVIPERIKPCTQGVPCTEKVIEWFGFLTIPLLSVAAFSIIIALLVITYFRGSK, from the coding sequence ATGAACCAGACTGAACACTCGATTCCTCCTCGCACGGACGCCGCAGCGTGGACGCTGATCTTCCTCGCCTGGCTGGTCGCCGCGATTTCGACGCTGGGTGCACTCTTTCTTGGCGAAGTCATGCATCTGCCGGCGTGCGTGCTTTGCTGGTACCAGCGCATCTTCATGTTTCCGTTGGCGCTGATCTTGCCGATCGGGCTGTTCCCTTATGACGCGAAGGTGGTTCGCTATGCGCTGCCTGTGGCGGCGATCGGTTTGCTGGTGGCGATCTTCCACCAACTGCTGATCACCGGCGTGATTCCGGAGCGCATCAAGCCTTGTACGCAGGGTGTGCCGTGCACGGAAAAGGTAATCGAGTGGTTTGGATTTTTGACGATTCCGCTGTTGTCGGTCGCCGCTTTTTCAATCATCATTGCCTTGCTTGTCATCACATATTTTCGGGGATCTAAATGA
- a CDS encoding thioredoxin domain-containing protein, translated as MNKKTLFIVVVAVLLVIFAAGTTFYYAMGGDPAPKVAAIDRTALIRVHSPTIGKAEAPVVVVEFIDPACETCAIFYSRVKEIMAANPDRIRLVLRYAPFHTGSDKVVAVLEAARKQGKFWPALEALLASQAVWSPNHMPQVSLVWKQLEGLGLDLEKVRVDMAAPEIARVIAQDLDDARKLNVTMTPEYFVNGKPLPSFGFDELKTLIDEALAETKRR; from the coding sequence ATGAATAAAAAGACGCTGTTCATCGTTGTAGTGGCGGTGCTGTTGGTGATTTTTGCCGCCGGCACGACTTTCTATTACGCGATGGGCGGAGATCCGGCGCCGAAAGTGGCAGCGATCGATCGCACCGCGCTTATCCGTGTCCATTCGCCCACCATCGGCAAGGCCGAGGCGCCGGTGGTGGTGGTCGAGTTCATCGATCCGGCATGCGAAACCTGCGCAATTTTTTATTCGCGGGTCAAGGAAATCATGGCCGCGAACCCGGACCGGATACGCCTGGTGCTGCGCTATGCACCTTTCCACACTGGCTCGGACAAAGTGGTCGCCGTGCTGGAGGCGGCACGCAAGCAGGGCAAATTCTGGCCGGCGCTGGAAGCTCTGCTGGCGTCGCAGGCGGTCTGGTCACCAAACCATATGCCGCAGGTAAGCCTGGTGTGGAAGCAGCTTGAAGGTCTTGGCCTCGACCTTGAAAAAGTCAGGGTGGACATGGCCGCACCGGAGATTGCCCGCGTGATTGCGCAGGATCTTGACGACGCACGGAAGCTGAACGTCACCATGACGCCGGAGTATTTCGTCAACGGCAAGCCGCTTCCCAGTTTTGGTTTTGATGAATTGAAAACGCTCATCGACGAGGCGTTGGCCGAGACCAAGCGCCGGTGA
- a CDS encoding EAL domain-containing protein, with amino-acid sequence MVVEPIQSSLPPSNSPAISGPGDATVRLTRSFSLTRYFSIASLLGMIVVMTVLVLIYRYLAFAALAQHETRDNINITQIFASTIWRKHADYVKGASAIPIGELQRRPEVARIREDVLHQMKGLLVVKVKIYNLDGLTVFSTDPAQIGEDKSTNSGFLMAKSGETVSDITFRDRFDAFERVINDRSLISSYVPIRTNLDAPTEGVMEVYSDVTPYVEKLQTTTWVIASGVLGSLSILYLFLLAIVRRADRLIATQAEEVRVAHLALLQYRALHDTLTGLPNRVSFTERLEALLTHARRDAEKCAVLFLNIDRFKDINETLGHLVGDRILREVATRLLLCQRESENLARIGGDDFALVLPNVSGTRGVEQILHTAERIRGAISDNAFVIDANELMVTVSIGIALYPDDGTDVVELMKSADVALYHAKEAGRNQFQFHTSGMNARALEMLLMERDLRLALEKQQFRLYYQAQVDIESGHIVGVEALIRWQHPERGMVGPAKFIPIAEERDLIGRIEAWVIHEACRQNKQWQDEGLPAVPVAVNISALHFQQKSFSQEVADILAHSGLAPEFLELELTESSILRDADTTISTMNRLKGLGLKLSLDDFGTGYSSLSQLKRLPLDALKVDQSFVRGLPDDADDLAITTAIIQLGKALNLTVIAEGVETDQQREVLRSRQCDQIQGYLVAKPMPAADFARFVQQRA; translated from the coding sequence ATGGTGGTTGAACCCATTCAGTCCTCGCTGCCGCCTTCAAATAGTCCGGCGATCTCCGGGCCGGGCGACGCCACCGTGCGGTTGACGCGTTCTTTTAGCCTCACTCGCTATTTCTCCATCGCCAGTTTGCTCGGCATGATTGTGGTCATGACGGTGCTGGTATTGATTTACCGGTATCTCGCCTTTGCCGCGCTGGCGCAGCATGAGACGCGGGACAACATCAATATCACGCAGATATTCGCCAGCACGATTTGGCGCAAACACGCCGATTACGTGAAAGGCGCGTCTGCCATTCCCATCGGCGAACTTCAGCGGCGACCAGAGGTGGCGCGGATCCGGGAGGACGTCCTGCATCAGATGAAGGGCCTCCTGGTGGTGAAAGTGAAAATCTACAATCTGGACGGGCTGACCGTGTTCTCGACCGATCCTGCCCAGATCGGCGAGGACAAAAGTACCAACTCAGGCTTTCTGATGGCGAAATCGGGTGAGACCGTCAGTGACATTACGTTCAGAGACCGATTCGATGCTTTTGAGCGGGTCATCAATGACCGCAGCCTTATCTCGTCTTACGTTCCGATCCGCACGAACCTGGATGCGCCCACGGAAGGCGTGATGGAGGTCTACTCGGATGTAACGCCATACGTTGAAAAACTCCAAACGACGACATGGGTGATTGCTTCCGGTGTCCTGGGCAGCCTGTCTATTCTCTATTTGTTCTTGTTGGCCATTGTGCGGCGCGCGGATCGGTTGATCGCCACCCAGGCCGAAGAAGTACGCGTCGCGCACTTGGCGTTGCTGCAGTACCGCGCGCTGCATGACACGTTGACCGGCTTGCCCAACCGCGTCAGTTTTACGGAGCGTCTGGAAGCATTGCTGACGCACGCCAGGAGGGACGCCGAAAAATGCGCGGTGTTGTTTCTCAATATCGATCGATTCAAGGACATCAACGAGACGCTTGGGCACCTGGTAGGCGACAGGATTCTGCGGGAAGTAGCTACCAGACTACTGCTGTGCCAGCGCGAATCCGAAAATCTTGCCCGTATTGGCGGCGATGATTTCGCGTTGGTGCTGCCGAATGTCTCCGGCACCCGGGGAGTCGAACAGATTCTCCACACTGCCGAGCGAATCCGCGGCGCGATTTCCGACAATGCCTTTGTCATCGACGCCAACGAGCTCATGGTAACCGTCAGCATCGGCATTGCCCTGTATCCCGACGATGGCACGGATGTCGTCGAGCTCATGAAAAGCGCCGATGTCGCGCTGTATCACGCCAAGGAGGCGGGGCGCAACCAGTTCCAGTTCCACACATCGGGCATGAACGCGCGTGCGCTGGAAATGTTGCTCATGGAGCGCGATCTGCGGCTGGCACTGGAGAAGCAACAATTCCGGCTGTATTACCAGGCGCAGGTCGATATCGAAAGCGGCCACATCGTCGGCGTCGAAGCGCTGATACGCTGGCAGCACCCGGAGCGGGGCATGGTGGGGCCGGCGAAATTCATCCCGATTGCGGAGGAACGGGATTTGATCGGTCGCATCGAAGCGTGGGTCATTCATGAGGCGTGCCGGCAAAACAAGCAATGGCAGGACGAAGGACTACCCGCCGTACCGGTCGCGGTCAATATCTCGGCGTTGCATTTCCAGCAAAAATCTTTCTCGCAAGAAGTGGCGGACATTCTGGCGCACAGCGGACTTGCTCCCGAATTTCTTGAGCTGGAACTTACCGAAAGCTCGATCCTGCGCGATGCCGACACCACGATCTCAACCATGAACAGGCTGAAGGGCCTGGGCCTCAAGCTGTCGCTGGATGATTTTGGCACGGGCTATTCGAGCCTGAGTCAACTGAAGCGCCTCCCCCTCGACGCGCTCAAGGTGGATCAATCGTTTGTGCGCGGATTGCCCGATGATGCGGATGACCTGGCGATCACCACGGCGATTATCCAATTGGGCAAAGCCCTGAATTTGACCGTGATCGCGGAGGGTGTGGAAACCGACCAGCAACGAGAGGTTCTGCGGTCGCGCCAGTGCGATCAGATTCAGGGTTACCTGGTGGCGAAGCCAATGCCGGCCGCGGATTTTGCACGATTCGTGCAGCAAAGGGCGTAA
- a CDS encoding TonB-dependent receptor, which yields MTRRSCSNACALLLYVALPAAAQAPVADEQIIPQLVISATRVTQDGFNLPMAIDRIDADVISEGKPQVNLSEALNRVPGIVVQNRQNYAQDLQMSSRGFGARSTFGVRGVRLIADGIPATMPDGQGQAATFSLSSAERIEVLRGPFASLYGNSSGGVVQIFTADGPTVPTITNSFYAGSYGTQKYGLQFGGQLDSVNYLVDISRFDTDGYRAHSAATRDQLNAKFKLPLGNGKLTLVVNALSQPDTQDPLGLTRAQVQADPRQVDTSAITFNTRKSIRQNQLGAVYDLGDASDTAGALQARLYGGGRTVKQFLGQDGNTPLGAGGVVDLDRTYGGVGLRWSRRFSLNAAANRALTFSAGFDGDRLDERRRGFVNNAGTQGAIKRDEDDRVANTDFYTQAEWQLSDKLSLSGGARHSRVKFDSRDAYIVGVNADDSGKVSYSRTTPLLGVLAKLAPRWNLYANYGEGFETPTFAELAYRPNGATGLNFALQPATSRHAEFGVKGVLGGSTRINASLFRIDTRNEIVTNGSSGGRSDFRNASQTQRDGFELSFESVLPLGLETYAAYTWLDARFKDTYSAGTPLVVVLAGNMLPGVAQSVLYGELVWRHQPSGFHAAIEYRASGKVYVNEANSGAAAGFGVANMRAGFKQQLSGGVLGNWRISEFVRIDNVTDHRYIGSVIVAEARGRFFEPAPGRNVLVGINAAYSF from the coding sequence ATGACACGGCGCTCATGTTCAAACGCCTGCGCACTACTGCTGTATGTGGCTCTGCCTGCGGCGGCACAGGCGCCTGTTGCGGATGAGCAAATCATTCCCCAATTGGTCATCAGCGCGACTCGCGTCACACAGGATGGCTTCAACCTGCCCATGGCGATCGATCGCATCGACGCGGACGTGATCAGCGAAGGCAAACCGCAGGTCAATCTCTCCGAAGCGCTGAATCGCGTACCGGGCATCGTGGTGCAGAACCGCCAGAACTACGCACAGGATTTGCAGATGTCCTCGCGCGGCTTTGGCGCCCGTTCCACGTTCGGCGTGCGCGGCGTGCGGCTGATTGCCGATGGCATTCCTGCCACCATGCCGGATGGACAGGGACAAGCCGCGACCTTCAGCCTATCGTCGGCGGAGCGTATCGAAGTGTTGCGCGGTCCGTTTGCAAGCCTCTACGGCAATTCATCAGGTGGCGTGGTGCAGATTTTTACCGCCGATGGGCCGACCGTGCCGACGATCACTAACTCGTTCTATGCCGGAAGCTACGGCACGCAAAAGTATGGCCTGCAATTCGGCGGACAGCTGGATAGTGTGAATTACCTCGTCGATATTTCGCGCTTCGACACCGATGGGTATCGCGCGCACAGTGCGGCCACGCGCGATCAGCTCAATGCGAAATTCAAGCTGCCGCTCGGGAATGGAAAACTCACGCTGGTGGTCAACGCCCTGAGCCAGCCAGACACGCAGGATCCACTCGGCCTCACGCGCGCGCAAGTGCAAGCCGACCCGCGACAGGTCGATACGTCGGCCATAACGTTCAATACCCGCAAGAGCATTCGCCAGAATCAACTCGGCGCGGTCTATGACCTTGGCGATGCGTCCGACACTGCGGGCGCATTGCAGGCAAGGCTCTACGGGGGTGGCCGCACGGTCAAACAATTTCTCGGCCAAGATGGCAACACGCCACTGGGCGCGGGTGGCGTGGTGGATCTGGACCGGACCTACGGTGGCGTGGGCTTGCGCTGGTCACGTCGATTCTCGTTGAACGCTGCGGCAAATCGCGCGCTGACGTTTTCAGCCGGTTTTGACGGCGATCGCCTCGACGAACGGCGGCGCGGCTTCGTCAACAATGCCGGAACCCAGGGCGCCATCAAGCGCGATGAGGACGACCGCGTTGCCAATACCGATTTCTACACGCAGGCCGAATGGCAACTCAGCGATAAATTGAGCCTCAGTGGCGGCGCACGCCACAGCCGCGTGAAGTTCGACTCGCGCGATGCCTACATTGTCGGCGTCAATGCCGACGACAGCGGCAAGGTCAGCTACTCGCGCACCACGCCGCTACTCGGCGTATTGGCCAAGCTTGCGCCACGATGGAATCTCTACGCCAACTATGGCGAAGGATTCGAAACGCCGACTTTCGCCGAACTCGCCTACCGGCCGAATGGCGCCACCGGCCTCAACTTCGCGCTGCAGCCCGCCACCAGCCGCCACGCCGAATTCGGTGTCAAGGGCGTGCTCGGCGGCAGCACGCGCATCAATGCATCGCTGTTTCGCATCGATACGCGCAACGAAATCGTCACCAATGGATCAAGCGGCGGACGCAGCGATTTTCGCAACGCATCGCAAACGCAGCGCGACGGATTCGAACTTTCGTTCGAGAGTGTTTTGCCGCTCGGCTTAGAAACCTATGCCGCCTACACGTGGTTGGACGCGCGTTTCAAGGATACCTATAGCGCCGGTACACCGCTGGTGGTGGTACTCGCCGGCAACATGCTGCCGGGCGTTGCGCAGTCGGTGTTATACGGCGAACTCGTGTGGCGACATCAGCCGTCGGGATTTCACGCGGCCATCGAATATCGTGCATCCGGAAAGGTTTATGTAAACGAAGCCAACAGCGGCGCCGCCGCGGGATTCGGTGTCGCCAATATGCGCGCCGGGTTCAAGCAGCAACTCAGCGGGGGCGTTCTCGGCAATTGGCGCATCAGCGAGTTTGTGCGGATTGATAATGTCACCGACCATCGCTATATCGGCTCGGTCATCGTGGCAGAAGCAAGAGGACGATTTTTTGAGCCGGCACCGGGACGCAATGTTCTGGTGGGGATCAATGCGGCATATTCGTTTTGA
- a CDS encoding c-type cytochrome, translating into MKTKLQIVLVPATAALLMAANLNAQQPAPASAAPPPTPPAPAPAPVSVTAPTPPAPPPIPPTWAQGRTAAQEAANLSPHPPGMSSLAPNEIPLDKIKLPPGFEISLYASGIPNARSMVFGTNGTLFVGTRFVGSVYAIVERDGKRETKVIAKGLHRPNGVAFKNGSLYVAELSRILRYDNIEANLDNPPKPVVVFDALPKDEPHGWKFMTLGPDGWLYFQIGSPGNIVIPPVTHAQIVRVDPDKGVLETVAAGVRNSVGMAFHPITKELWFTNNARDWVNDDLPNDPRPPTPPLLARRHLSSLAAQTPLYIYYQLLQFREGRRVNAEMSPHAAKLPPPPGGGGVPPFFSVQKSRGSDIKIDDVKVEAGKAIATRNHCGSCHLPNYAGQNHIPRVAGLQVDYLITQLRGFKSGARPDIDGTMASAAQPLSEQDIVDMAGYLASLK; encoded by the coding sequence TTGAAAACAAAATTACAGATTGTGCTGGTCCCGGCAACGGCGGCCTTGCTGATGGCCGCAAACCTGAATGCCCAGCAGCCCGCGCCCGCCAGCGCGGCGCCCCCACCGACGCCACCCGCACCAGCCCCCGCACCCGTTTCTGTTACCGCGCCAACACCTCCGGCGCCGCCGCCCATTCCGCCGACCTGGGCACAGGGCCGCACCGCCGCGCAGGAAGCGGCAAACCTGAGTCCGCATCCGCCGGGCATGTCGTCACTGGCGCCGAACGAAATCCCGCTCGACAAGATCAAGTTACCGCCGGGTTTCGAGATCAGCCTGTACGCGAGCGGCATTCCCAATGCGCGCTCGATGGTGTTCGGCACGAACGGTACGTTGTTCGTTGGTACGCGCTTTGTCGGTAGCGTCTATGCGATCGTCGAAAGGGATGGCAAACGCGAAACCAAGGTCATCGCCAAGGGGCTGCACCGCCCGAACGGCGTGGCGTTCAAGAACGGCTCGCTGTATGTCGCCGAGCTGTCGCGCATCCTCCGCTACGACAACATCGAAGCCAACCTCGACAATCCGCCGAAGCCGGTGGTGGTGTTCGATGCCCTGCCGAAGGACGAGCCGCACGGCTGGAAATTCATGACGCTCGGTCCGGATGGCTGGCTGTATTTCCAGATCGGCTCGCCGGGCAATATCGTGATTCCGCCCGTCACGCATGCGCAGATCGTGCGCGTCGATCCCGACAAGGGCGTACTTGAGACGGTCGCTGCCGGTGTGCGCAACAGCGTCGGCATGGCGTTTCATCCCATTACCAAGGAACTGTGGTTCACAAACAATGCCCGCGACTGGGTGAACGACGACCTGCCCAACGATCCCCGCCCCCCCACTCCGCCACTGCTGGCACGCAGGCACCTATCCTCGCTGGCCGCGCAGACGCCGCTCTATATTTACTATCAGCTGCTGCAGTTTCGCGAGGGCCGTCGCGTGAACGCTGAAATGAGCCCGCACGCGGCCAAGCTCCCCCCCCCCCCGGGGGGGGGGGGGGTCCCCCCCTTTTTTTCCGTTCAGAAATCGCGCGGGTCCGACATCAAGATCGACGACGTAAAGGTAGAAGCCGGCAAAGCCATCGCCACGCGCAATCACTGTGGTTCCTGCCACCTGCCAAACTACGCTGGGCAAAACCATATTCCGCGCGTCGCCGGGTTGCAGGTCGATTACCTGATCACGCAATTGCGCGGCTTCAAGAGCGGCGCGCGCCCGGATATTGACGGCACCATGGCGAGCGCCGCCCAACCGCTGTCGGAACAGGATATCGTCGACATGGCCGGTTACTTGGCAAGCTTGAAGTAA
- a CDS encoding MaoC family dehydratase N-terminal domain-containing protein: MRDEDVVSERLVNEYRATLAPHLADVPAGAAPLAIHWCLAPPAAPMAALGEDGHAAKGEFLPPVPLPRRMWAGGSVETLAPLRVGDRVLRTSTIDDVTLKEGRSGALCFVAVQHELSTELGPAIRERHDIVYRESSSRTTAPAGRAVVGAKVEPSRADKVWTIETSPVLLFRYSALTFNGHRIHYDHPYVTGVEGYAGLVVHGPLQASLLFNLAASLGGSVPRLFDYRGVAPLIVGTPLRVCGKREATGEVKCWTETDEGVKMDATATWS; this comes from the coding sequence ATGCGCGACGAAGATGTGGTGAGCGAACGCCTCGTCAACGAATACCGTGCCACGCTGGCTCCGCATCTCGCTGACGTGCCGGCCGGCGCGGCGCCGCTGGCCATTCACTGGTGTCTCGCGCCGCCGGCCGCGCCGATGGCGGCATTGGGTGAGGACGGGCACGCGGCGAAGGGCGAATTCCTGCCGCCGGTGCCGCTGCCGCGCCGCATGTGGGCAGGCGGCTCGGTAGAAACCCTGGCGCCATTGCGGGTGGGCGATCGGGTTCTGCGCACCTCGACCATCGATGACGTGACGCTCAAGGAAGGGCGCAGCGGTGCGTTGTGTTTTGTCGCCGTACAGCATGAGCTGTCCACTGAACTTGGTCCCGCGATTCGCGAGCGGCATGACATCGTCTATCGCGAGTCGAGTTCGCGCACGACCGCACCAGCCGGCCGGGCAGTGGTGGGGGCGAAGGTCGAGCCGTCGCGCGCGGACAAGGTGTGGACAATCGAAACGTCGCCGGTTCTCCTGTTCCGCTATTCCGCGCTGACCTTCAACGGCCACCGCATTCATTACGATCACCCGTACGTGACGGGCGTGGAAGGCTACGCCGGATTGGTGGTGCATGGGCCGCTGCAGGCGAGCCTGCTGTTCAATCTCGCCGCCTCACTTGGCGGCAGCGTGCCGCGGTTGTTTGACTATCGTGGCGTGGCGCCGCTGATTGTTGGCACGCCTCTGCGCGTGTGCGGCAAGCGCGAGGCGACGGGCGAGGTGAAATGCTGGACCGAGACCGACGAAGGCGTAAAGATGGATGCGACGGCGACGTGGTCGTAA
- a CDS encoding class I SAM-dependent methyltransferase, giving the protein MNPNLPDLEKITDGTLDHYNQRAEDFWEGTRGHDVSQNIGALLQYIEGDPPFAILDFGCGPGRDLKTFAGLGHHAAGLEGSARFAEMAREFSGCEVLQQDFLRLDLPVAAFDGIFANASLFHVPSVELPRVLGELHAALKPRGVLFASNPHGDNSEGWNRGRYGVYHDLEHWRAYMAAAGFAELTHYYRPPGLPRDQQPWLASVWRK; this is encoded by the coding sequence ATGAACCCCAATCTCCCGGACCTGGAAAAAATTACCGATGGCACGCTGGATCATTACAACCAGCGAGCGGAGGATTTCTGGGAAGGCACGCGTGGCCACGATGTCAGCCAGAACATCGGCGCGCTGCTGCAATATATCGAAGGCGATCCACCGTTCGCGATACTCGATTTTGGGTGCGGACCGGGGCGCGATCTCAAGACTTTTGCCGGACTCGGCCATCACGCGGCAGGGCTTGAAGGTTCCGCGCGTTTTGCGGAGATGGCGAGGGAATTCAGCGGCTGCGAAGTGTTGCAGCAGGATTTCCTGAGGCTCGATCTGCCGGTCGCGGCGTTCGATGGCATTTTCGCCAACGCATCGTTGTTTCACGTGCCCAGCGTGGAACTGCCGCGCGTGCTGGGTGAATTGCATGCCGCCCTGAAGCCACGCGGCGTGCTGTTCGCGTCCAATCCGCACGGCGATAACAGTGAGGGCTGGAACCGCGGCCGCTATGGCGTGTATCACGATCTGGAACATTGGCGCGCGTACATGGCGGCGGCGGGCTTTGCCGAATTGACGCACTACTACCGTCCGCCGGGCTTGCCCCGCGATCAGCAGCCGTGGCTGGCAAGCGTATGGCGCAAATGA
- a CDS encoding pseudouridine synthase → MKLEQILFSQGFGARKLCRLLIGTGAVQVDGNVCTDVAAEWDVTPASIDGDAFTFCVEGVPWEFHAKAYLMLHKPMGYECSQKAKSHPSVYTLLPAPLRTRDVQAVGRLDQDTIGMLLFSDDGQFIHRMTSPKHEVPKIYEVTASEAITPQQMERLIAGVVLDDHPDPVRALGCALTGTRTLRLTLTSGKYHQVKRMLAAVGNHVDSLHRSQIGQLSMPPDLALGQWRWLTPHELLLASTD, encoded by the coding sequence ATGAAGCTGGAACAGATTTTGTTCAGCCAGGGATTTGGCGCCCGCAAATTGTGCCGCCTGCTGATTGGAACCGGCGCGGTGCAAGTGGACGGCAATGTCTGCACGGACGTCGCCGCCGAATGGGACGTGACGCCGGCTTCGATTGACGGTGACGCCTTCACGTTTTGCGTGGAGGGTGTGCCATGGGAATTCCACGCGAAGGCGTATCTGATGCTGCACAAGCCGATGGGTTACGAATGCTCGCAAAAGGCAAAATCGCATCCCAGCGTATACACGTTGTTGCCCGCGCCGCTACGGACGCGTGACGTGCAGGCGGTGGGGCGACTGGATCAGGATACGATCGGCATGTTGCTGTTTTCCGACGATGGCCAATTCATTCATCGCATGACCTCGCCCAAACATGAGGTTCCGAAGATATATGAAGTCACCGCGAGTGAGGCAATCACACCGCAACAAATGGAACGCCTGATCGCCGGTGTGGTGCTCGACGACCACCCGGACCCTGTGCGGGCGCTGGGCTGTGCACTCACCGGCACGCGAACATTGCGGCTCACGCTGACGTCGGGCAAATACCATCAAGTCAAACGCATGTTGGCCGCCGTGGGAAACCATGTCGACAGCCTGCATCGCAGTCAGATTGGACAACTGTCGATGCCGCCTGATTTGGCGCTGGGCCAATGGCGCTGGCTCACGCCTCATGAATTGTTATTGGCGAGTACTGATTGA
- a CDS encoding trypsin-like serine protease, with translation MTSAIEESADGVKMPNPSIGVALGALLAGKVRQCWRFALALIALGLVLGNSGMVRAIVGGATIPAPQVAPGGTFEWLVRLEGPGGRCTGSLIAADWVLTAAHCGNPTVAFIGNDTVGVAIVEVVLHPSFTSGQPQFDASLLRIATPSAIRPVNRSVASLTITAGQTPITLAGWGVANSGGAPVAEPRAGDTTVTSVNTQVLTTGAPTIGCDGDSGGPMLYRGTLVGVMSSTDATCSTFTAGARFRSIADWVTSIAGPSSPIAPCRAQWRTNRGFGQQLRNTVRVL, from the coding sequence ATGACCAGCGCAATCGAAGAGTCCGCAGACGGAGTGAAAATGCCAAACCCCAGCATTGGCGTGGCGCTTGGAGCATTATTGGCTGGAAAAGTCCGCCAGTGCTGGCGTTTTGCCCTCGCGCTCATTGCGCTTGGGCTCGTCCTGGGGAATTCAGGCATGGTGCGAGCTATCGTGGGAGGCGCCACCATTCCTGCGCCGCAAGTTGCGCCGGGCGGAACCTTCGAGTGGCTGGTGCGGCTGGAAGGCCCCGGCGGAAGATGCACAGGTTCCTTGATTGCCGCCGACTGGGTGCTGACCGCAGCGCATTGCGGGAACCCTACCGTCGCCTTTATTGGAAACGACACGGTTGGAGTGGCAATCGTGGAGGTAGTTCTTCATCCTTCATTTACCTCCGGGCAGCCCCAGTTTGATGCCTCGCTTCTTCGCATCGCGACGCCCAGCGCGATCCGTCCGGTGAACCGCTCGGTCGCGTCTCTTACCATCACCGCCGGGCAAACTCCGATCACGCTGGCGGGATGGGGCGTCGCCAACTCTGGTGGCGCGCCGGTGGCAGAACCCCGCGCGGGCGACACGACCGTTACGTCGGTCAACACTCAGGTGCTCACCACCGGGGCTCCGACGATCGGCTGCGACGGCGACAGCGGAGGCCCGATGCTCTATCGGGGGACGCTAGTGGGAGTGATGTCGTCAACCGATGCGACGTGCAGCACTTTTACCGCGGGCGCTCGTTTTAGATCAATCGCAGACTGGGTCACGAGCATCGCGGGGCCTAGCTCGCCAATCGCCCCCTGTCGTGCGCAGTGGCGAACTAACCGTGGTTTTGGGCAGCAGCTTCGGAATACCGTACGAGTTCTCTGA